Proteins encoded in a region of the Clostridium beijerinckii genome:
- a CDS encoding LysE family transporter has translation MFNLSALLSYVLVSTFTPGPNNIMSMTNGTNFGYKKTFKFVLGATTGMALIMLLCGYLNLFLFKLLPNIKLSMEVFSSAYIIYLAIKILKSNSNPNAINDYSINTFKSGMLMQFMNPKTILYGITVTSIFIIPYYKSSIILCLFAIFLSLVGFISMSCWTLFGALFQKILSRHRKLFNIVMASLLIYCALSVPDFKLLIHLSDV, from the coding sequence ATGTTCAATTTATCTGCACTTTTATCTTATGTTCTTGTTTCAACTTTTACGCCTGGTCCAAATAATATTATGTCTATGACAAATGGTACTAACTTTGGATATAAAAAAACATTTAAATTTGTTCTAGGTGCTACAACTGGTATGGCTTTGATTATGTTATTGTGTGGTTATCTTAACCTATTTTTATTTAAACTTCTTCCCAACATAAAGTTGTCTATGGAAGTATTTAGTTCGGCATACATAATATATTTAGCTATCAAGATACTCAAAAGTAATTCTAACCCAAATGCAATTAATGATTACAGCATCAACACATTTAAATCTGGAATGCTTATGCAATTCATGAATCCTAAAACAATACTTTATGGTATAACGGTAACTTCAATTTTTATAATCCCCTACTATAAATCGAGCATAATATTATGCTTATTTGCTATATTCCTCTCATTAGTAGGATTTATATCGATGTCCTGCTGGACTCTTTTTGGTGCATTATTTCAAAAAATTCTTAGCCGTCATAGAAAGTTATTTAATATTGTTATGGCATCTCTCCTAATATATTGTGCATTATCAGTTCCCGATTTTAAACTTCTAATTCATTTATCTGATGTCTAG
- a CDS encoding amidohydrolase family protein — MSTTLIKNIKIFNGIECIDEDKVVIENGYITDKTDGDIEIDGNGCTLLPGLIDAHIHLYQIKNLEEASRYGVTTMMDMGTRSPEVVHRLKNLPGLPDIRSSYSPGFAQGSQVPAKMNYPDSAFVTSADDAERFVNEQISYGADYIKVIIEGQGVSVKDTLFPPEILTAIVAKAHIYDKKVIAHVTSSNAFKAAIEGGVDVVTHIPFAEPLTEEVIQLMKKNGTVSVPTMVTMKGIVESIKKFNPNAPLNYDYVKEAVARIYKADVTIIAGSDSNTDDPTTPYSAPYGVSLINELGLMVDAGFTPIQALQSATSMPAKYFGMNDRGIIKTGYRADLLLIEGDPTVNINDIKNIKQVWIGGEEIIK, encoded by the coding sequence ATGTCTACTACTCTAATAAAAAATATAAAAATTTTCAATGGTATTGAGTGTATAGATGAGGATAAAGTGGTAATCGAAAACGGATATATTACTGATAAAACAGATGGAGATATTGAAATTGATGGAAATGGATGCACTTTGCTTCCAGGGCTCATAGATGCCCACATTCATTTATATCAAATTAAGAACCTAGAGGAAGCCTCAAGATATGGTGTTACAACTATGATGGATATGGGGACACGTTCGCCGGAAGTAGTTCATAGACTGAAAAACTTACCTGGTTTACCTGATATAAGAAGCAGTTATAGTCCAGGTTTCGCTCAAGGAAGCCAAGTCCCAGCTAAAATGAATTACCCTGATTCTGCTTTTGTAACAAGTGCAGATGATGCGGAGCGTTTTGTTAACGAACAGATATCATATGGTGCAGATTACATTAAAGTTATTATAGAAGGCCAAGGTGTAAGTGTTAAAGATACATTATTTCCACCGGAAATTCTTACTGCCATTGTGGCAAAGGCTCACATTTATGATAAAAAAGTCATTGCACATGTAACTTCTTCTAATGCTTTTAAAGCTGCAATAGAAGGAGGAGTGGATGTGGTAACACATATTCCCTTTGCTGAACCTTTAACAGAAGAGGTTATTCAGTTGATGAAAAAAAACGGCACTGTGTCAGTTCCTACTATGGTAACAATGAAAGGAATTGTTGAATCAATTAAAAAGTTTAATCCCAACGCGCCATTGAATTATGATTATGTTAAGGAAGCAGTTGCAAGAATTTATAAAGCTGATGTGACAATTATAGCTGGAAGTGATTCTAACACTGACGACCCAACAACTCCATATTCTGCACCCTATGGGGTTTCACTTATTAATGAACTTGGACTAATGGTTGATGCTGGTTTTACTCCTATTCAAGCATTACAAAGTGCAACAAGTATGCCAGCAAAGTATTTTGGCATGAATGATAGAGGAATTATTAAGACTGGCTATAGAGCAGATCTTCTTTTGATAGAAGGTGATCCGACTGTAAATATTAATGACATAAAAAACATTAAACAGGTTTGGATTGGTGGAGAAGAGATTATTAAATAA
- a CDS encoding nuclear transport factor 2 family protein: MLFEKLETSTVNVMLDKFAVRELIEFERFCRDNALWDQMHECYTKDSTVTVSWYKGDGHGFVNASSKMKTVAPHKLNNTLVWLNDGKAAAVCMASIQTRKEINGVKMDLTSYVRLVYTIVKEDSHWKIASMEAIYEKDCLIPASPEDMKPNPNSRDSYANLSKVIGSDGYEIDQDLAGDDRPELREALLARVENWLVNSSTKM; the protein is encoded by the coding sequence ATGTTATTTGAGAAGTTAGAAACTTCTACAGTAAATGTAATGTTAGACAAATTTGCAGTAAGGGAATTAATTGAGTTTGAAAGATTCTGCCGTGACAATGCTCTTTGGGATCAAATGCACGAATGTTATACTAAGGATTCCACCGTCACTGTTTCATGGTATAAAGGAGATGGACATGGTTTTGTTAATGCATCTAGTAAGATGAAGACTGTAGCTCCTCACAAACTTAATAATACTTTGGTGTGGTTAAATGATGGAAAGGCAGCAGCGGTATGCATGGCCTCTATACAGACAAGGAAAGAAATAAATGGTGTTAAAATGGACCTTACTTCATATGTTAGGCTTGTATATACAATAGTAAAAGAAGACTCACACTGGAAGATTGCTTCAATGGAAGCAATCTATGAGAAAGATTGCTTAATCCCTGCTTCACCTGAAGATATGAAACCTAATCCTAACTCTCGTGACAGTTATGCAAATTTATCTAAAGTAATTGGCAGTGATGGATATGAAATAGATCAAGATCTTGCAGGAGATGATAGACCAGAGTTAAGAGAAGCACTACTTGCAAGAGTTGAAAATTGGTTGGTTAACTCAAGCACTAAAATGTAA
- a CDS encoding SDR family NAD(P)-dependent oxidoreductase, which yields MKTALVTGANKGIGFEISKKLLKEGYHVLVGARDEGRGKNAITELAKYGPVDLIKIDYSNSESIKEAVQRVSNEYKKLNLLVNNAGISGPLIKRPSWEFTKEELLETYTVDFLGPFELSKGLLPILIENHGKIVNVSIPIEPMPFPNMNPFAYLTGKAPLNIMTKSWGISIDESALPVQIFAVMPGAVSTDLNNHTTGKGVKMPEEAAEWIVGLALDEKNHNGQVINFEGKLADYKNLV from the coding sequence ATGAAAACAGCATTAGTTACTGGTGCCAACAAAGGAATAGGTTTTGAAATTTCTAAAAAATTATTAAAAGAAGGATATCACGTTTTAGTTGGTGCTCGAGATGAAGGCCGTGGCAAGAATGCAATAACAGAACTTGCTAAGTATGGTCCTGTTGATTTAATAAAAATAGATTATTCAAATAGTGAAAGTATAAAAGAGGCAGTACAGCGAGTTTCAAATGAATATAAAAAGCTTAATTTATTGGTTAATAATGCAGGCATATCTGGACCACTTATTAAACGCCCTAGCTGGGAATTTACAAAAGAAGAGCTTTTAGAAACTTATACAGTAGATTTTCTTGGTCCATTTGAGCTGTCGAAAGGATTATTACCCATTCTTATAGAGAACCATGGCAAAATAGTCAATGTTTCAATTCCAATTGAACCAATGCCATTTCCTAATATGAACCCTTTTGCATACCTAACTGGAAAAGCACCACTTAATATAATGACAAAGTCTTGGGGAATTAGCATTGATGAGAGTGCTCTTCCGGTACAGATATTTGCAGTGATGCCCGGTGCCGTTTCAACTGATTTGAATAATCATACAACAGGAAAGGGTGTAAAAATGCCTGAAGAAGCTGCAGAATGGATTGTAGGTTTAGCTTTGGATGAAAAAAATCACAATGGTCAAGTTATCAATTTTGAAGGTAAGCTAGCTGACTATAAAAATTTAGTATAG
- a CDS encoding LysR family transcriptional regulator, whose translation MNEQLNAFIQVAESGSFSKAAEKLFVSPTAVMKQINSLEKKVGVPLFIRTNHGVELTDAGKSFNKDAEFILQYFQEALLRTRNTTHVDKHIIRVGTSILNPCKVLLDLWNEISNQHPQFEIKIVPFEDDAYTLPNTYRNIGKHFDFIVGPFLTENWNDYSHTLKLGTYRFCFAVSRKHRLASKKKLSITDLYGEKLVVMKGGTSASIDEISEFFIKNHPEIHIKSVPRLYDIDVFNRCGQNNLILLTLDAWSDIHPSLVTIPSDLDFTIPYGLFYPLNPSKDVIEFLEIIKEMQTNH comes from the coding sequence ATGAATGAACAATTGAATGCTTTTATTCAGGTAGCAGAGTCTGGTAGCTTTTCCAAGGCTGCTGAAAAACTATTTGTTTCCCCAACGGCTGTGATGAAACAGATTAATTCCCTTGAGAAGAAAGTGGGTGTACCTCTTTTCATCCGCACAAACCATGGTGTTGAACTGACTGATGCAGGAAAATCCTTCAATAAGGATGCGGAATTTATTTTGCAGTATTTTCAAGAAGCACTACTGCGTACACGTAATACAACGCATGTAGATAAGCATATTATTCGGGTTGGGACCTCTATACTTAATCCCTGTAAGGTTTTACTGGATCTTTGGAATGAAATCAGTAATCAACATCCCCAGTTCGAAATAAAAATCGTCCCTTTTGAGGATGATGCATATACATTACCAAACACTTATCGTAACATTGGCAAACATTTTGATTTCATAGTAGGACCATTCCTAACAGAAAATTGGAATGATTATTCTCATACACTTAAGCTAGGAACTTACCGTTTTTGCTTTGCTGTATCTCGCAAACATCGGCTTGCTTCTAAGAAAAAACTTTCTATAACAGATTTGTATGGAGAAAAGTTGGTTGTAATGAAAGGTGGAACTAGTGCATCCATTGATGAAATCAGTGAATTTTTCATAAAGAACCATCCTGAAATTCATATTAAAAGTGTTCCTCGTCTTTATGATATTGATGTATTCAATCGCTGCGGGCAAAATAACCTTATCCTCTTAACATTAGATGCCTGGTCAGATATTCATCCCTCCTTAGTGACCATCCCTAGCGATTTGGATTTCACTATACCTTATGGCTTGTTCTACCCCTTAAATCCATCCAAGGATGTGATTGAGTTTTTAGAAATAATAAAAGAAATGCAAACTAATCATTAA